Proteins from one Terriglobus sp. RCC_193 genomic window:
- a CDS encoding OsmC family protein codes for MKNEHHYNTSIVWTGNRGTGTSSYRDYARSYDLSAPGKPLIAGSSDATFRGEASKWNPEDMLLASLSSCHMLSYLHLCADAGISVIAYSDNAEGTMQLTPDGSGHFTSVTLHPQVTIAAGHDLIKADALHHRAHELCFIANSVNFPVACEATTTHAANDSRDI; via the coding sequence ATGAAGAACGAACATCACTACAACACGAGCATCGTCTGGACGGGCAATCGCGGCACCGGCACTTCGTCGTATCGCGACTATGCGCGCTCCTATGACCTGAGCGCGCCGGGCAAGCCTCTCATCGCAGGTTCATCCGATGCGACCTTCCGTGGGGAAGCCAGTAAGTGGAATCCCGAGGATATGTTGCTCGCCTCGTTGTCCTCATGCCACATGCTCAGCTATCTGCATCTGTGTGCAGACGCCGGCATCTCTGTCATCGCCTACAGCGACAACGCCGAAGGCACCATGCAGTTGACCCCGGACGGCTCAGGCCATTTCACCTCTGTCACGCTGCATCCGCAGGTAACCATCGCCGCAGGACACGACCTTATCAAGGCAGATGCGCTGCATCATCGCGCGCATGAACTTTGCTTCATCGCCAATTCCGTTAACTTTCCCGTTGCGTGTGAAGCAACAACCACACACGCCGCAAACGATTCGAGGGACATCTGA